The following nucleotide sequence is from Streptomyces leeuwenhoekii.
ACGTACGGCGGCTCATGTACGCGCGGGCCGCCAGCGTCTCCACGTCGAACTGCTCGTGGAGGTGCTCCAGCGCCCAGGCGACGACCTCGGCGAGCGGGTCGGCGCCGATCTCCTCCGGTAAAGACCGGTCGAGGTAGCGCTCCTGGCCGCCGCTGCGGCGCGGGGGCACCACCAGGCGCCGGGCCAGCGCCCCGGCCGCCTCGCTGCCGTGGTCGGTGCGCACGATGTGGAGGCACAGGTCGATGCCGGCCGCCGTGCCCGCCGAGGTGAGCACGTCCCCGTCGTCGACGAAGAGCTCGCGCGGGTCGACGTGCACGGACGGGTAGCGCTTGGCCAGCGTGGGCGCGTACATCCAGTGCGTGGTCGCGGGGCGGCCGTCCAGCAGGCCCGCCGCGGCGAGCACGAAGGCGCCGGTGCACAGCCCGACGATGCGGGCACCCTCCTCGTGCGCCCGGCGCAGGGCGTCGAGCGCCTCCTGGGGCGGTGGCGAGGTGATCGAGCGCCACGCGGGCACCACCACGGTGCCGGCCCGGGAGATCGCCTCCAGGCCGTGCGGCGCGGTCAGTTCCAGGCCCCCTGTGGTCCGCAGCGGGCCTTCCTCGCCCGCGCACACCAGCAGGCGGTAGCGCGGTACGCCGGCGTCCTGGCGGTCAACCCCGAACACCGACAGCGGTATGGAACTCTCGAAGATGGGGCCGCCGCTGAACAGCAGCACCGCGACGATCTCCTTGCGGCGTCGCCCGGACAGTTTCCGGGCCGCGGTGTCCGGCGCGGCAGTGGAGTCGTGGCTCATCCTGCTAAGCCCCCCTCGGTGGTCGCGGCTCCTCGGTTGTGTCGCTCCTGCACGTTTCCCCTCGGTCCTGCACGAGTCCCCCGCCGTAGACGGTCATGATCGAATCTACTGTGTCCCGTCACGCCGACGTGGCCGGTTCGATACGCGGCACATTGTCGACATGACAACTTGGCGTGAAGCATTCGATCACGAAGCGTTGCACTCGCGGGCGTCGCAGGGAAGTGCGCCTTGTGGCAGTGGCCAATCCCCGTAGGGTGCGCAGGGCCGCCTGGACCCTTTCCGTGCAGGTGGAACGGGGGTTGGGGGGTGGTTCCGGCAAGGAATGCACACCATGCAGAAGTTGGCTGAAAAGAAGCGGGGGCGTGCACGGAAACCGGTCAGTCGACCGGTGCGCTCCCCCTGCCCCGGCGACCGCCCCCGCGCGCCCCCGGCGAGGTGTGCCCGTGGCCCGCGGGCGGAGGGGCCGCGCACCGCTCCGACCGGCGCAGGAGCAGGCGGCAGGCGCCGGTGACGGCGGCCAGGCCGAGGGCCGTGCCGGCGGCGCCGACGAGGGAGGTGCCGAACCACAGGAGCACCACGGGGACGAGGACGCAACTGAAGGCGGCCCAGCGGATCAGATCGGTGATGCCGTCGAGCCCCCGCGCCTCGGGGCGGCACGGCCGGGAAGGCGTCTCGGGGGGCGCTGCGGGATCGGGCGGCTGGGGCATGCGAGGCTCCCTGGGGCGGTGGACACGGGGATCAACGGGCGGGGCGTCCGCCGGTCACTGTCCGTCCCGGGCGCGACCCCGCGACGTCACCCCCAGGGGGAGTCGAATACCCCGCAAAACGCCTGTACAGCGCAGCAACCATTGCGTTACGGGCGTCCCCTCGTGCATGCTCCGGGGAACCGCCACGGAGAGTGCGCGGGATCTGGGCTGAGGAGGAGTGCCGCCGTACCCTTGGGGGTATGGGATCGGGAAGACCATTCCCGGACACAGCTCCGCCGCACACGGATGTCCCACCCATAAAGGATCACAACGCCGAGACAGCCATGGCCGGTCACGAATTCTTCGAACCCGCGGACCGCAAGCGGCCGGTCGCCGACCCTGCGGCGGCCGACCCCCTGGCGGCGGAAGAGCTTCACCACGCGTGCGATCCCGCCTTCAGGCACGGCGTGGTCGTCGGCTTCGACGGCTCGCTGTCCAGCGAGCGCGCCCTCGCCTACGCGATCGGCATGGCCCGGCGGCTGGGGTCGGCCCTGATCATCGTCCATGTGGCCAACCGGCTGCCCACGACCGTGTGGGCGGGCTGCGAGCCCCCCGTCTTCGTCGACGTGCCGGACCACCGCACCGAGGTGCTGGGCCTGGAGCTGGCGTGCGCCGACTACCTGACCGAGGTGCCGTGGATCCTGGTCGAGCGCGGCGGCGACATCTGCCACGAGCTCGAAGAGGTCGGGCGGGAGTACGAGGCGGACGCCATCGTCGTCGGCTCCACGCACGGGCTCGTGGGCCGCATCTTCGGCTCCGTCGCCGGACGGCTCGCCAAGCGGGCGCAGCGGCCCGTCGTCGTCATCCCGTGACCCCCCGCGCGTCCGCCGCCGACGCGCAACTCGCCCCCGTACCGGGGGAGATCGGGCGCTGAGAGCGCCAACCTCCGCCCCCGGACGGCCGATTCGCCGCTCCGATCGTGTGTTCCCGCCTGTGCGACGGGCATATACCGGTCGACGCACCACCGCGCACGACGGGAAGGCGGCCTTCCCGCGCGCGCTGCCGGCCGGGGGGTGACGGCCACCGGCCGGCATCCCCCGGGCCGGGGCAGGGCGGCCCCGTCCACGGGAGCGACCCCCTGTGCGGGTGGCACACAGGGGGTCGTGCGGGTCCGGCGGGAGGCGGGGACCTACTCCACCGTCACCGACTTGGCCAGGTTGCGCGGCTTGTCGATGTCCCGGCCCAGCGTCAGCGCCGTGTGGTAGGCGAGGAGCTGGAGCGGGATGCCCATGAGGATCGGGTCCAGCTCGTCCTCGTTCTTCGGCACCACGATGGTGTGGTCGGCCTTGGCCTGCTTCTGGTGGGCGACGGCGAGGATCCGGCCGCTGCGGGCCTTGATCTCCTCCATGGCCGCGCGGTTCTTCTCCAGCAGGTCGTCGTCCGGCACGATCGCGACGGTCGGCAGCGCGGGCTCGATCAGCGCGAGCGGGCCGTGCTTGAGCTCGGAGGCCGGGTAGGCCTCGGCGTGGATGTAGGAGACCTCCTTGAGCTTCAGGGAGGCCTCGCGGGCGACCGGGTAGCCGCGGACCCGGCCGATGAAGAGCATCGAGCGGGCCTCGGCGAACTGCTCGGCCAGCTTCTTGACCTCTTCCTCCTGCTCCATGATCTCGGAGATCTGCTGGGGCAGCCGGCGCAGCCCCTCGATGATCCGCTTGCCGTCCCGGACGGACAGGTCGCGGACCCGGCCCAGGTGCAGGGCGAGCAGCGCGAAGGCGACACAGGTGTTGGTGAAGCACTTGGTCGACACCACGCAGACCTCGGGCCCGGCGTGGACGTAGATGCCGCCGTCGGCCTCCCGGGCGATCGCGGAGCCGACCACGTTGACCACGCCCAGCACCCGGGCGCCCTTGCGCTTGAGCTCCTGCACGGCCGCCAGCACGTCGTAGGTCTCACCGGACTGGGAGACGGCGACGTACAGGGTGTCGGGGTCGACGACCGCGTTGCGGTAGCGGAACTCCGAGGCCGGCTCGGCGTCGGCGGGGATGCGGGCCAGCTCCTCGATCATCTGGGCGCCGATCATGCCCGCGTGGTAGGAGGTGCCGCAGCCGAGGATCTTCACGCGGCGGATCCGGCGCGCCTCGCGGGCGTCCAGGTTGAGGCCGCCGAGGTGCACGGTGGAGAAGCGGTCGTCGATGCGGCCGCGCAGCACGCGGTCCACGGCGTCGGCCTGCTCGTGGATCTCCTTGTGCATGTAGGTGTCGTGGCCGCCCATGTCGTAGGAGGCGGCCTCCCACTCCACGGTGGTGGGCTCGGCGGTGGTGCGGGTGCCCTCGGTGGTGTAGGTGCGGAAGTCGTCGGCCTTGAGGGTGGCCATCTCGCCGTCGTCGAGGGTGACTATCTGGCGGGTGTGGGCGACCAGGGCGGCGATGTCGGAGGCGACGAACATCTCCTTCTCGCCGATGCCGAGGACGACCGGGGAGCCGTTGCGGGCCACGACGATGCGGTCCGGGAAGTCGGCGTGCAGCACGGCGATGCCGTACGTGCCCTCGATCAGGCGCACCGTCTCGCGGACCTTGTCCTCCAGCTTCTCGGCCTGCGAGCGGGCGATGAGGTGGACGAGGACCTCGGTGTCGGTCTCGGAGAGGAACTCCACGCCGTCCGCCTCCAGCTTGCGGCGCAGGTCGGCGGCGTTGTCGATGATGCCGTTGTGGACGACGGCGACCTTGCCCTCGGCGTCCAGGTGCGGGTGGGCGTTCACGTCGGAGGGGGCGCCGTGGGTGGCCCAGCGGGTGTGGGCGATGCCGGTGGTGCCCTTGAAGCGCGCCGGGACCTTGGCCTCCAGGTCGCGGACCCGGCCCTTGGCCTTGACCATCTTCAGGCCGGCCGCCTTCGGGGAGGTGACGACGATGCCCGCCGAGTCGTAGCCCCGGTACTCCAGCCGCTGCAGGCCCTCCAGCAGCAGGGGCGCGACGTCACGCTTCCCGATGTATCCGACGATTCCGCACATAGATACGTATTCCTCAGCCGTAGACGATGCGGCGCAACTGGCGGAGCGACAGCTCCGGCGGTGCCACCGCCCGGTATTTCAGGTCCGCCTCGATCCGCTCGAAGATCGCTGCGTTCACCAGGCCCTGGGCCTGGAGCTCGCGGTGGCGGCGACGGACGTAACTCTCGGTCGTCTCGTCGAAGTAGGCGAGCACGTCCTGGATCACGCGCAGCGCCTCGCCCCGGCTCAGGGGCGTCGACCGCGTCAGATGATCAACGAGTTCGTCGTGCACCCGGTAGATCCTGAGGTACCGGCGATGGTTTCGCAAGAATCCTGCCCGATTTCGGGCAGGGGGCGGCCGGTAGGGAGACCTGATGCGGCTTTGAGGGTGTTTTGTGGTGTTACGTAAATCCTGAGGGGGGACTGGTGGACCTCGAGGGGCCGCCGGTTCACATCCGCTTGAGCACCGCCTGCTTGGCCAGCGCGAACTCCTCGTCCGTCAGCACCCCGCCGCGGTGCAGCTCGCCCAGCTCGCGCAGCCGCCGCAGCAGCGCGTCGTGTTCGTCCTCCGTCGCGGTGGCGGAAACGGACGCGGGCGCGGTGGCGGGCGCGGCCTCGGGCAGGGGAGCGGGGCGCTCGGCGGCCGGGCGGGCCGGGTGCGGCAGCCGGGCCTGCACGGCGGCGGCGACCAGCGCCATCAGCGGGTCCTTCTTGAACCCCCACAGCTCCACGGCGTTGGGGTCGTACTTGGCCGGCGCCTCGGTCGGCGCGTTGCGCACGATGAAGCGCAGATGCCCGTTCTCCAGGCCGACCGCCGGCTGCCACTCCACGGCCGCGATGTCGGCCAGCGCCAGCGTGCGGGCGCCGGCGGCGGCCTTGGCGTCCTCCGTCTTCCAGTTCCACTCCAGGCGGACCTGCTCGCCGTCGAAGCTCGCCGTGCCGTCCCCGGCCGACACCGACAGCGGCACGGCCGGCCCCGGCAGCAGGTACTCGTCCACCGGCCCGGCCGGCACCTGCTCCAGCAGCAGGGCGTTGCGGACCTCGTCCACGAGATAGGCGGCGACGCCGTACCGGTCGGGCTCCACGGTCAGCCCGTAGGGGTCGTGCGGCTCGGCCAGCCGCCCGCCGGTGGCGTGGAGCAGCGGGTCCGCGCCGTCCCGCAGGCGCAGCCGCAACCGCCCGGACCTGCGCCCCTGCTCGAACGACACCCCGGCCAGCCCCCGCAGCGGGACCGTGATCTCACCCAGGCTCCTGCGCAGCAGGCCGACGTTCTTGTCTCGCCCCGGTGTCAGCCGCAGGGCGTCGCCGTCGAAGACCCACGTGCCGTCCTTCTGGATGATTTCCGCCATGGGGGGATTGTTTCACCGGATGTGCGAGAGAGTGGTCTATACCCGTCCGGGCTTCCCTTGCGGAGCCCCGGAGTTGAGCTGAAGGGAGCGCATGTGAGACGGCACGCACGGCACCACAGAACGACTCCCCGCATGACCCGGCTGCTCGGCACCCTGCTGCTGGTGGCCGCCGGCACCTTCACCGCCACCGGCGCCGCGGCCGCGCCGGACGCCGCGGCCCCCGTCCCCCTGGACCGGGTGATCCCGGCCCCCGCCTCGGTCGACCCGGGCGGATCCCCGTACCGCATCACGCGCGGCACCCACATCCGGGTCGACGGCCCCCGCGAGGCCCGCCGGGTCGGCGAGTACCTCGCCGGCGTGCTGCGGCCCTCGACCGGTTACCGGCTGCCGGTCACCTCCCGCGGCGAGGGAGGCATCCGGCTGCGCCTGGCCGACGGCCCCTACGGGACCGAGGGCTACCGCCTCGACAGCCGCCGCTCGGGCGTCACCATCACCGCCCGCGAGCCCGCCGGCCTCTTCCACGGCGTGCAGACGCTGCGTCAGCTCCTGCCGCCCGCCGTCGAGAAGGACTCCGCCCAGCCCGGCCCCTGGCTGGTGGCGGGCGGCACCATCGAGGACACCCCGCGCTACGCCTGGCGCGGCGCCATGCTCGACGTCGCCCGGC
It contains:
- a CDS encoding helix-turn-helix domain-containing protein; this encodes MSHDSTAAPDTAARKLSGRRRKEIVAVLLFSGGPIFESSIPLSVFGVDRQDAGVPRYRLLVCAGEEGPLRTTGGLELTAPHGLEAISRAGTVVVPAWRSITSPPPQEALDALRRAHEEGARIVGLCTGAFVLAAAGLLDGRPATTHWMYAPTLAKRYPSVHVDPRELFVDDGDVLTSAGTAAGIDLCLHIVRTDHGSEAAGALARRLVVPPRRSGGQERYLDRSLPEEIGADPLAEVVAWALEHLHEQFDVETLAARAYMSRRTFDRRFRSLTGSAPLQWLITQRVLQAQRLLETSDYSVDEVAGRCGFRSPVALRGHFRRQLGSSPAAYRAAYRARRPQGDRQGDGEGGAATASAATAAGGQTPSAGPPPGPLPADGGVPYQSRRMPSGPVGSPSTHSLAAASSDNGREYVPSRASVPGQRSAT
- a CDS encoding universal stress protein, coding for MAGHEFFEPADRKRPVADPAAADPLAAEELHHACDPAFRHGVVVGFDGSLSSERALAYAIGMARRLGSALIIVHVANRLPTTVWAGCEPPVFVDVPDHRTEVLGLELACADYLTEVPWILVERGGDICHELEEVGREYEADAIVVGSTHGLVGRIFGSVAGRLAKRAQRPVVVIP
- the glmS gene encoding glutamine--fructose-6-phosphate transaminase (isomerizing), with translation MCGIVGYIGKRDVAPLLLEGLQRLEYRGYDSAGIVVTSPKAAGLKMVKAKGRVRDLEAKVPARFKGTTGIAHTRWATHGAPSDVNAHPHLDAEGKVAVVHNGIIDNAADLRRKLEADGVEFLSETDTEVLVHLIARSQAEKLEDKVRETVRLIEGTYGIAVLHADFPDRIVVARNGSPVVLGIGEKEMFVASDIAALVAHTRQIVTLDDGEMATLKADDFRTYTTEGTRTTAEPTTVEWEAASYDMGGHDTYMHKEIHEQADAVDRVLRGRIDDRFSTVHLGGLNLDAREARRIRRVKILGCGTSYHAGMIGAQMIEELARIPADAEPASEFRYRNAVVDPDTLYVAVSQSGETYDVLAAVQELKRKGARVLGVVNVVGSAIAREADGGIYVHAGPEVCVVSTKCFTNTCVAFALLALHLGRVRDLSVRDGKRIIEGLRRLPQQISEIMEQEEEVKKLAEQFAEARSMLFIGRVRGYPVAREASLKLKEVSYIHAEAYPASELKHGPLALIEPALPTVAIVPDDDLLEKNRAAMEEIKARSGRILAVAHQKQAKADHTIVVPKNEDELDPILMGIPLQLLAYHTALTLGRDIDKPRNLAKSVTVE
- a CDS encoding DUF4429 domain-containing protein yields the protein MAEIIQKDGTWVFDGDALRLTPGRDKNVGLLRRSLGEITVPLRGLAGVSFEQGRRSGRLRLRLRDGADPLLHATGGRLAEPHDPYGLTVEPDRYGVAAYLVDEVRNALLLEQVPAGPVDEYLLPGPAVPLSVSAGDGTASFDGEQVRLEWNWKTEDAKAAAGARTLALADIAAVEWQPAVGLENGHLRFIVRNAPTEAPAKYDPNAVELWGFKKDPLMALVAAAVQARLPHPARPAAERPAPLPEAAPATAPASVSATATEDEHDALLRRLRELGELHRGGVLTDEEFALAKQAVLKRM